A single genomic interval of Bacillus smithii harbors:
- a CDS encoding TIGR01440 family protein: protein MEGRWKATEEERFEWEKQLSLILREFQEQAQLKKGQIFVVGCSTSEVAGKKIGTSGTISIAEAIFNKLQSFAKQNGIFLAFQCCEHLNRALVVEKELAIRERLEEVSVVPVPQAGGAMAAFAYRHLQDPTVVEFIKADAGIDIGDTFIGMHLKHVAVPVRVSVKTLGEAHVTLAKTRPKLIGGPRAVYDTVETSENGACR, encoded by the coding sequence ATAGAAGGACGGTGGAAGGCTACGGAAGAGGAAAGATTTGAATGGGAAAAACAACTTTCGCTCATTTTGCGGGAGTTTCAAGAACAAGCGCAGTTGAAAAAAGGCCAAATTTTTGTAGTAGGCTGTTCCACTTCCGAAGTAGCGGGAAAGAAAATTGGCACATCAGGTACAATCTCCATAGCGGAAGCCATTTTTAACAAGCTTCAATCCTTTGCGAAACAGAACGGAATCTTTTTGGCATTTCAGTGCTGCGAACATTTAAATCGTGCGCTCGTCGTTGAAAAAGAGCTGGCCATTCGGGAGCGTTTGGAGGAAGTATCTGTTGTTCCCGTGCCGCAAGCGGGTGGTGCTATGGCAGCTTTTGCATACCGACATTTACAAGACCCTACGGTTGTAGAATTTATAAAGGCGGATGCAGGGATAGATATCGGCGATACGTTCATTGGAATGCATTTGAAACATGTGGCTGTACCGGTTCGGGTATCCGTCAAAACGTTGGGCGAAGCACATGTTACGCTTGCCAAGACACGTCCGAAGCTGATCGGCGGTCCGCGGGCCGTGTATGATACCGTTGAAACAAGCGAAAACGGCGCCTGCCGTTGA
- the rpiB gene encoding ribose 5-phosphate isomerase B: MKVAIASDHGGIHIRAEIKKLLEELGIDYEDFGCNCETETSVDYPDYALPVAEKVANGEFDRAILICGTGVGMSISANKVKGIRCALVHDVYTAKLTRKHNDSNILAMGERVIGPGLAREIAEVWLTTEFEGGRHERRIGKIKEYEEKHLTDKNDRS, translated from the coding sequence ATGAAAGTAGCGATTGCGTCCGATCACGGCGGAATTCATATAAGAGCAGAAATAAAAAAATTACTGGAAGAACTAGGAATAGATTATGAGGATTTTGGTTGCAATTGTGAAACGGAAACTTCTGTCGATTATCCGGATTATGCTTTGCCTGTTGCTGAAAAAGTGGCGAACGGAGAGTTTGACCGCGCCATTCTCATTTGCGGAACTGGAGTTGGGATGAGTATTTCGGCCAATAAAGTAAAGGGAATCCGCTGTGCTCTTGTACATGATGTTTATACGGCAAAATTAACCCGCAAACACAACGACAGCAATATTCTCGCCATGGGCGAACGCGTCATCGGACCGGGTCTTGCCAGGGAAATTGCCGAAGTGTGGCTGACCACGGAGTTTGAAGGCGGCCGCCATGAACGTCGAATTGGAAAAATTAAAGAATATGAAGAAAAACATTTGACAGATAAAAATGACCGCTCATAA
- a CDS encoding methyl-accepting chemotaxis protein, giving the protein MKKRFKFGLRKKLVLFTYLVALITYSCSAFFIYIIRPIFFSSADDRVFTIVTLLLGIIWSGILAFFAARIIVKPLQLLEQAALEAAEGNIVHDVKVPKSDDEIRSLALAFNGMLQNLREMVRQIETTFTLTNTKVLEILTEVERASKHAEDIAQTIDEISAGAESSAGAIQATAESMEDVTKIAHEVQTQAKSSEQKAEEMVKELQNSKEAMQSLIDGIQQLALDNRQSLQAVKRLEENAVKVGQIIQLVGDIAAQTNLLALNASIEAARAGEHGKGFAVVAEEVRKLADGSAKAVQGISELIKDIQKEVEHVVGQITRQVESANEEAEKGSLTNSAIEEMTLVINEVANAVHTISTLVDGQMEGIQKTSQQSQEVAAIAEETSAGAQQVTESTKEQAADMEKVEQVARELKEQAKQLQSTITRFRIEEEQG; this is encoded by the coding sequence ATGAAAAAACGGTTTAAATTCGGGCTGAGAAAAAAGTTGGTTTTGTTTACCTATTTAGTAGCACTTATCACATATTCCTGTTCCGCCTTTTTCATTTACATAATACGGCCCATATTTTTCTCAAGTGCCGACGACAGGGTCTTCACGATTGTCACGCTTCTGTTGGGAATTATTTGGTCAGGCATCCTGGCGTTTTTTGCCGCTCGGATCATTGTGAAGCCTTTGCAGCTGTTGGAACAAGCGGCTCTTGAGGCGGCTGAGGGGAATATTGTCCATGATGTAAAAGTGCCAAAGAGTGATGATGAAATACGTTCACTGGCTTTGGCGTTTAACGGTATGCTGCAAAATTTACGGGAAATGGTACGGCAAATCGAGACTACCTTTACTTTAACGAACACGAAAGTGCTTGAAATTTTAACAGAAGTCGAAAGAGCGTCCAAACATGCGGAAGACATTGCCCAAACGATTGACGAAATTTCTGCGGGTGCAGAAAGTTCCGCCGGAGCGATCCAAGCCACGGCCGAATCGATGGAGGATGTCACCAAAATTGCCCATGAAGTTCAAACTCAGGCAAAATCTTCGGAACAAAAAGCAGAGGAAATGGTCAAAGAACTGCAAAACAGCAAGGAAGCGATGCAATCTCTTATCGACGGAATTCAACAGCTTGCATTGGATAATAGGCAGTCTTTGCAAGCGGTAAAGCGCTTGGAAGAAAATGCGGTAAAAGTGGGTCAAATCATACAGTTGGTCGGGGACATCGCCGCACAGACCAATCTGTTGGCTCTCAATGCTTCTATTGAAGCTGCACGGGCAGGGGAACACGGAAAAGGATTTGCGGTCGTTGCCGAAGAGGTTCGGAAGCTCGCGGATGGAAGCGCTAAAGCTGTTCAAGGAATTTCTGAATTGATAAAAGACATTCAAAAAGAAGTGGAGCATGTGGTCGGCCAAATTACAAGACAGGTGGAATCGGCTAATGAAGAAGCGGAAAAGGGCAGCCTCACCAACTCCGCGATAGAAGAAATGACATTGGTCATTAACGAAGTGGCGAATGCTGTTCATACGATTTCAACATTAGTGGATGGACAAATGGAAGGAATTCAAAAAACTTCCCAACAATCTCAGGAAGTAGCAGCGATAGCGGAAGAGACGTCGGCAGGAGCTCAGCAAGTGACAGAGTCGACAAAAGAGCAGGCGGCAGATATGGAAAAGGTTGAACAAGTTGCCAGGGAGTTGAAAGAACAGGCAAAACAGCTTCAATCTACGATTACAAGATTCCGTATTGAAGAGGAGCAGGGCTGA
- a CDS encoding low molecular weight protein arginine phosphatase — protein sequence MRVLFVCTGNTCRSPMAEAILKKINEQIEVKSAGIFAADGAGMSVNAQTVLKEKNIPCSHQSRTLTKEDIEWADYIFTMTTSHKNYIMQMFPKAADKTFSIKEFVLGRHEDVIDPYGGPVELYRKTYNELESLIRQLAAKL from the coding sequence ATGAGAGTTCTCTTTGTTTGCACAGGTAATACTTGCAGAAGTCCGATGGCCGAGGCCATTTTAAAAAAGATCAACGAACAGATTGAGGTGAAATCTGCGGGTATCTTTGCAGCAGATGGCGCCGGCATGTCCGTGAATGCCCAAACGGTTTTAAAAGAAAAGAATATTCCTTGCAGCCACCAAAGCCGGACGCTGACAAAAGAGGATATTGAATGGGCTGACTATATTTTCACGATGACAACCAGCCATAAAAATTATATTATGCAAATGTTTCCAAAAGCAGCGGATAAAACGTTTTCTATTAAAGAGTTTGTATTGGGCCGACATGAAGATGTTATCGATCCTTATGGAGGTCCCGTTGAATTATATAGGAAGACGTACAACGAATTGGAAAGCTTAATTCGTCAATTGGCTGCTAAACTATAA
- a CDS encoding manganese efflux pump MntP family protein, giving the protein MTSYMGEIITLVLMAFALSMDAFSVGLGMGMFALRSKQIFYIGMMVGIFHVWMPLMGMIAGHFLSHTFGTVAGYAGGILLILLGISMFLSCFKKEESFVTPVGFGLILFALSVSLDSFSVGLTLGILGAKTVVSLVCFGVTAALLTWFGLLIGSKAKSVIGVYSEAIGGSILLAIGLKLILPF; this is encoded by the coding sequence ATGACAAGCTATATGGGGGAAATCATAACATTAGTATTAATGGCGTTTGCGCTCAGTATGGATGCGTTTTCTGTTGGTTTGGGAATGGGAATGTTTGCGCTCCGCTCTAAACAAATTTTTTACATAGGAATGATGGTTGGGATCTTCCATGTTTGGATGCCGCTGATGGGAATGATAGCGGGCCATTTTTTATCGCACACATTCGGAACGGTTGCCGGATATGCCGGAGGGATTCTATTGATTCTGTTAGGAATCTCCATGTTCCTATCTTGCTTTAAAAAAGAGGAATCGTTTGTGACGCCTGTTGGTTTTGGGTTGATTTTATTTGCTTTAAGCGTCAGCCTCGACAGCTTTTCTGTCGGTTTGACGCTAGGGATATTAGGCGCAAAAACGGTCGTTTCTCTTGTTTGTTTTGGGGTTACAGCGGCATTATTAACTTGGTTTGGTCTTTTGATTGGTAGTAAAGCGAAGAGTGTAATCGGCGTTTACAGTGAAGCGATCGGCGGGAGCATACTATTGGCGATAGGGCTTAAACTGATTCTCCCTTTTTAG
- a CDS encoding L-threonylcarbamoyladenylate synthase: protein METKCWIVDKEVDNETRYPQIEEAAQALRLNEVVAFPTETVYGLGANALSDEAIAKIYEAKGRPSDNPLIVHIADTSQLEPLIVDIPEKAKRLMEAFWPGPLTIIFKKMPGRLSEKATAGMDTVGIRMPDHPVALKLISACGLPIAAPSANRSGKPSPTSAKHVWDDLAGKIAGVVDGGETGVGVESTVLDCTVEPPVILRPGGLSKEEIEDVIGHVEFDPALKNKDSKPKAPGMKYTHYAPNAPLYLVEGPIEKIQQLADAQRSAGKKVGILTTEENSSSYDADIVLSCGKRSELSTVAHELYGVLRQFNETEVDIIYSEVFPNKGIGAAVMNRLEKAAGHKWIR from the coding sequence ATGGAAACAAAATGTTGGATTGTGGATAAAGAAGTGGACAACGAAACTCGTTATCCACAAATTGAAGAAGCAGCACAAGCTCTTCGGTTAAATGAAGTGGTGGCCTTTCCGACCGAAACGGTCTATGGATTAGGGGCCAATGCTTTGAGCGATGAGGCGATTGCCAAAATTTATGAAGCGAAAGGGCGGCCAAGCGATAATCCGCTTATTGTTCATATCGCCGATACATCCCAATTGGAACCACTTATTGTGGACATTCCTGAAAAAGCGAAACGGCTGATGGAAGCTTTTTGGCCTGGTCCGTTAACCATTATTTTTAAGAAAATGCCAGGGCGCCTATCCGAGAAGGCTACAGCCGGTATGGATACGGTGGGCATTCGCATGCCTGACCATCCGGTTGCGCTTAAATTGATTTCGGCGTGCGGCCTCCCCATTGCTGCGCCAAGCGCCAATCGGTCCGGAAAGCCGAGTCCGACTTCTGCTAAACATGTTTGGGACGATTTAGCAGGGAAAATTGCGGGGGTCGTGGATGGCGGCGAAACGGGGGTCGGGGTGGAATCCACTGTGCTTGATTGCACTGTAGAGCCGCCCGTCATTTTACGTCCCGGCGGCCTTTCAAAGGAAGAAATAGAAGATGTCATTGGCCATGTAGAATTCGACCCTGCTCTAAAAAATAAAGACAGCAAGCCGAAAGCTCCGGGCATGAAATATACTCATTATGCTCCGAACGCACCTTTGTATTTAGTGGAAGGACCGATCGAAAAAATTCAGCAGCTGGCGGATGCTCAAAGAAGTGCGGGAAAAAAGGTCGGAATCTTAACGACAGAGGAGAACTCTTCCAGCTACGATGCCGATATTGTTCTCTCCTGTGGAAAAAGATCCGAATTGTCCACGGTCGCTCATGAACTTTATGGCGTGTTGCGCCAATTTAACGAGACGGAAGTGGACATTATCTATTCAGAAGTTTTTCCAAACAAGGGTATTGGTGCAGCGGTGATGAACCGTCTGGAAAAAGCGGCGGGTCATAAATGGATTCGATGA